In Eleutherodactylus coqui strain aEleCoq1 chromosome 4, aEleCoq1.hap1, whole genome shotgun sequence, the following are encoded in one genomic region:
- the UBB gene encoding polyubiquitin-B isoform X1 yields the protein MAYYIVANFGSSHCVLPAGSGKLTMKIFVKTLTGKNITLEVEPSDTIASVKDKIQVIEGIPTDQQRMMFADRELDIAKTLHDYNILRGSTLRIYLPLRFYISINMEIPKKKTMTLEVLTSDTIKDVKAKIQDKEGIPADQQRLKFNDRELDNEHTLNHYNIQDKATLYLTKHE from the exons ATGGCATACTACATAGTGGCAAATTTTGGCAGTTCTCACTGTGTGCTGCCTGCAGGGTCGGGCAAG CTAACTATGAAGATCTTTGTGAAAACTCTTACTGGAAAGAACATCACCCTTGAGGTGGAGCCCAGTGATACTATTGCAAGTGTAAAAGACAAGATACAAGTCATAGAGGGTATCCCAACCGATCAGCAGAGAATGATGTTTGCTGATAGGGAGCTTGACATTGCAAAAACCCTACATGATTACAACATCTTGAGGGGATCAACACTTCGCATTTATCTTCCTCTGAGATTTTATATATCTATCAACATGGAAATCCCAAAGAAAAAGACCATGACCCTTGAGGTTTTGACTAGTGACACTATCAAGGATGTAAAAGCCAAGATCCAAGACAAAGAGGGCATCCCAGCAGATCAGCAGAGATTGAAGTTTAATGATCGGGAGCTTGACAATGAACATACACTAAATCACTACAACATCCAGGATAAAGCAACACTGTACCTTACTAAGCATGAATAA
- the UBB gene encoding polyubiquitin-B isoform X2 encodes MATKLTMKIFVKTLTGKNITLEVEPSDTIASVKDKIQVIEGIPTDQQRMMFADRELDIAKTLHDYNILRGSTLRIYLPLRFYISINMEIPKKKTMTLEVLTSDTIKDVKAKIQDKEGIPADQQRLKFNDRELDNEHTLNHYNIQDKATLYLTKHE; translated from the exons atggccactaag CTAACTATGAAGATCTTTGTGAAAACTCTTACTGGAAAGAACATCACCCTTGAGGTGGAGCCCAGTGATACTATTGCAAGTGTAAAAGACAAGATACAAGTCATAGAGGGTATCCCAACCGATCAGCAGAGAATGATGTTTGCTGATAGGGAGCTTGACATTGCAAAAACCCTACATGATTACAACATCTTGAGGGGATCAACACTTCGCATTTATCTTCCTCTGAGATTTTATATATCTATCAACATGGAAATCCCAAAGAAAAAGACCATGACCCTTGAGGTTTTGACTAGTGACACTATCAAGGATGTAAAAGCCAAGATCCAAGACAAAGAGGGCATCCCAGCAGATCAGCAGAGATTGAAGTTTAATGATCGGGAGCTTGACAATGAACATACACTAAATCACTACAACATCCAGGATAAAGCAACACTGTACCTTACTAAGCATGAATAA
- the UBB gene encoding polyubiquitin-B isoform X3, with product MKIFVKTLTGKNITLEVEPSDTIASVKDKIQVIEGIPTDQQRMMFADRELDIAKTLHDYNILRGSTLRIYLPLRFYISINMEIPKKKTMTLEVLTSDTIKDVKAKIQDKEGIPADQQRLKFNDRELDNEHTLNHYNIQDKATLYLTKHE from the coding sequence ATGAAGATCTTTGTGAAAACTCTTACTGGAAAGAACATCACCCTTGAGGTGGAGCCCAGTGATACTATTGCAAGTGTAAAAGACAAGATACAAGTCATAGAGGGTATCCCAACCGATCAGCAGAGAATGATGTTTGCTGATAGGGAGCTTGACATTGCAAAAACCCTACATGATTACAACATCTTGAGGGGATCAACACTTCGCATTTATCTTCCTCTGAGATTTTATATATCTATCAACATGGAAATCCCAAAGAAAAAGACCATGACCCTTGAGGTTTTGACTAGTGACACTATCAAGGATGTAAAAGCCAAGATCCAAGACAAAGAGGGCATCCCAGCAGATCAGCAGAGATTGAAGTTTAATGATCGGGAGCTTGACAATGAACATACACTAAATCACTACAACATCCAGGATAAAGCAACACTGTACCTTACTAAGCATGAATAA